The sequence GGATGTCGCACTTGTGCCTGCGGTGAAAGCGAGTACCTGCAACGGAAATCAACACTAACGTTTAACAGACATTTTTTAGCTGGAATCCCCTATTTACGGGCTTGAACAAAACAAGGGTGTAAAAACTTCATACAGATTATGACATGTTTCTACAAAAGCAATTTTTTTACACCGTTGTAACTGTGTGGTTTTCCGTACAGTTGTTTGGCACACTGTTGTTACTGTCCGAAATATTGGACACTATTAATGAAAATGAATTCTTATTGTCCGAGTTCCCGCACACTCATGTCATGCAGACTCTTTGATTCTATTGTTTTTCCCTTCTTAAAACGGGAGTTTTTTTAAAAAATAAATATTCCGATATAAAAAACTGGTGAAGAAGTAAAAAAACTGCATATTTCTACAATTATTTTGTTATCATCTCATGAAATGTATGGAATTCCAAACACCCTATCGCCATGCTGCATATTGTGTCCGATTTCACAGACGTTTTACATAATAACGCTTTCAATATGTACGGTTATTCATACAGTTATAGATGATTGCCTGGCAATTGCCAGGCAATTCTTCAAACATTCCTGCCCCGGAAGAACAAATGCGCAAGGCGCCTGCTTAGCGGCGTACACATAAGCGGGGTACCCGCAGGAAGGTGCTCTTTCCTTCCGGAGGGGGGCACCGCTTATGACGATAGCGGCTGGCGCCTGGAGTTGGACGATTCCCTTCTGGCTTTTTATCCCCAACGCTTACTTTTATAATTTCCTTAACAATAAAGAAAACTCGCCGATGGCGAGCCTTTAGGCGAAGACAGAGGCGTAGCTGCCCTTATCTATAATCTTAAAATTGGCCACTGCGTGGAAAAACTCCCTTGCTGACAATTTATACTTTCCTATATGGTAAAAAAACTGACGCCTTAAGGCATCAGTTTTTCGCTTCCTTCCGTGATTCCATGTTTGTTCATTTTTTCGTATAAGGTTGAACGGCTGATGTGAAGGAGCCGGGCTGCTTTCGTTTTATTTCCGTTTGTGATTTGGAGGCTGTCCATGATGGCTTGCTTTTCAGTCTCCTCAAGAATCAGCTCAAGAGGACTCACCGACTCGGGCGCCCTCGTTCCGGTGACTTTCTCGGGCAAATGCTCCGGTTGAATGGATTCACCGGCATCGATTAAGTTGATTGCCCGCTCAAGGACATTTTCAAGTTCCCGGACATTCCCCGGCCAGCCGTAATTCATCAAATATTGCGCTGTTCTTTCTCCGATCCCGCCAACTTGCTTATTCAACTGGCCCGACAGTTTATTCACCAGGTACCTGGCCAAAAGGAGGGTATCGCCGGCACGATCCCGCAATGACGGGATGTTCACCGTGATGACATTCAGGCGGTAAAAAAGGTCCACTCTGAATTCACCTTTGTCGACCATTTCCTCCAAGTTGCGGTTTGTCGCGGCAATGATACGGACATCAATCGATTTGCTGCTTGTTGCACCGATTTTTTCCACTTCTCTTTCCTGCAGGACCCGTAAGAGCTTCACCTGCATATGGATCGGCAATTCTCCGATCTCGTCAAGGAAGATCGTCCCTCCGTCAGCCGCTTCAAATTTCCCTTTTTTGCCGCCTTTACGGGCACCTGTGAAAGAACCCTCTTCATAGCCAAACAGCTCTGACTCCAGCAAATCTGCAGGTATGGCCGCACAGTTCACTTTTACGAAAGCTCCGAATGACCTTGTGCTCGCATTATGGATCGCATGGGCGAAAAGCTCTTTTCCAGTCCCGCTTTCCCCGAGCAGCAGGACATTAGAATCAGTCAAAGCCGCCCGCTCAGCAATTTTCTTTGCCTGCTCAAGCTGCTCGCTTTCCCCGATAAGATTGTCAAACTGATACTTCGCTTTATTTATTTCTTTAAGTTCACCCCGGTATTGCTCCAGCTCTTTCTCCATTTTGCGGATTTGCCTGTGAAGGGAGTTCAAATCGCTCAGATTGCGGAAAAGCACTTTGCCGACCGCACCGGTGATAACGCCGTTTTTAATGATTGGAATCCGCGTTGCGATCATATAATTGCCTTTTATTTTTTGGAGGCTGGCGATTTCCGGCTTTCCGGTTTTCACGATCAAGTGCATGCGGGTGTTTTCAATGACATCCGATACATGTTTGCCGATTACCTCTTTCTCTGACACACCGAGGAATTTGGCGTATTCTTTGCTCAGCATCGTGATATACCCTTCCTCGTCCACAACAACAATCCCATCATAAGCGATATCCATGATTGTTTTCAAAATTTCAGACGTGTTCCTCTCACTTGTCAGTTCCACCATCGCACTGTGATAATCAGTGATATCATTCAATACAGCTACAGCGCCGATTTCACGTCCCTCCAATTGAATCGGTGTACGGTTGACAATCAGTGACATGCCATTACACTCAATGGCCTTGCCGCCCGTTCCGCTGCCCGATTCGATCAAATTCCTGATCTGTGTATTCGGCAGAGCTTCATTAAGGGGCTTTCCAATAACCTCTGCAGCCTCGATCTTCAAAATCTGTTCAGCTTTTTTATTTATTATCGTTACTTTTCCATCAGGATCCGTAGACACAATACCGTTATTGGTAGACTCTAGAAGCGCCTCCATGCTCGTTGCCATATTTTTGTATTTTGTATAATAGGCTTTGAGGAGATCCGTTTTGGTCAGCATACCAACAAGGCGTTCCCGACGGTCTAAAACAGGGAATTTTTCCACTATCTCATCAAAGATGACAACTGCTTCTTCATCTTCATATATGAATTTGACCGAAACATCCATAATGTCATTTACCGGCGTCTCGCCCTCCAGCCCCTGCTGGACCGCATCAATCAATTGATTGTTGGTGACAATGCCGATA is a genomic window of Bacillus marinisedimentorum containing:
- a CDS encoding sigma 54-interacting transcriptional regulator — protein: MKVKAVMSPSPIAVSTASSVREVANVMKEHQIDSVPVVNDDQRLIGIVTNNQLIDAVQQGLEGETPVNDIMDVSVKFIYEDEEAVVIFDEIVEKFPVLDRRERLVGMLTKTDLLKAYYTKYKNMATSMEALLESTNNGIVSTDPDGKVTIINKKAEQILKIEAAEVIGKPLNEALPNTQIRNLIESGSGTGGKAIECNGMSLIVNRTPIQLEGREIGAVAVLNDITDYHSAMVELTSERNTSEILKTIMDIAYDGIVVVDEEGYITMLSKEYAKFLGVSEKEVIGKHVSDVIENTRMHLIVKTGKPEIASLQKIKGNYMIATRIPIIKNGVITGAVGKVLFRNLSDLNSLHRQIRKMEKELEQYRGELKEINKAKYQFDNLIGESEQLEQAKKIAERAALTDSNVLLLGESGTGKELFAHAIHNASTRSFGAFVKVNCAAIPADLLESELFGYEEGSFTGARKGGKKGKFEAADGGTIFLDEIGELPIHMQVKLLRVLQEREVEKIGATSSKSIDVRIIAATNRNLEEMVDKGEFRVDLFYRLNVITVNIPSLRDRAGDTLLLARYLVNKLSGQLNKQVGGIGERTAQYLMNYGWPGNVRELENVLERAINLIDAGESIQPEHLPEKVTGTRAPESVSPLELILEETEKQAIMDSLQITNGNKTKAARLLHISRSTLYEKMNKHGITEGSEKLMP